The following proteins come from a genomic window of Fontisubflavum oceani:
- a CDS encoding SDR family NAD(P)-dependent oxidoreductase, giving the protein MTPRHAVIVGAGPGLGEALARRFLSGGAKVSLIARAEDRLATMATELRSDYQRRVAWRAADAGQPDALTAAIAELSAEQGAPDVLIYNAAVLRSQMPLELAPETLLAETRVNLVGALAAAQAVAPAMVAAGRGTILFTGGGLALEPYPEWTSLAIGKAGLRSLSFSLYKDLSPKGVHVAVIAVCGLVGPGGLFDPDDIAEEYWHLSVAPEGLADRERIIQPAGSDPFYNDPERRHRETTVPPMHLKEGT; this is encoded by the coding sequence GCGAGGCCCTTGCGCGGCGTTTCTTGAGTGGCGGCGCCAAGGTGAGCTTGATTGCCCGCGCAGAGGATCGCCTTGCGACGATGGCGACCGAGCTTCGGTCTGATTATCAAAGGCGGGTGGCTTGGCGGGCTGCAGATGCCGGGCAGCCCGATGCGTTAACTGCGGCTATCGCCGAGTTGAGCGCTGAACAGGGCGCACCGGATGTCCTGATCTACAACGCGGCGGTTCTGCGGTCGCAAATGCCGCTGGAATTGGCACCTGAGACCTTGCTGGCGGAGACACGGGTCAATCTGGTTGGGGCATTGGCGGCGGCGCAAGCTGTCGCGCCCGCAATGGTGGCAGCCGGTCGAGGGACAATTCTTTTTACTGGCGGCGGGCTTGCGCTTGAGCCGTATCCGGAATGGACTTCCTTAGCGATTGGCAAGGCCGGTCTGCGCAGTTTGTCCTTTAGTCTTTACAAGGATTTGTCGCCGAAAGGTGTGCATGTTGCGGTGATCGCGGTCTGTGGTTTGGTGGGACCTGGCGGCCTCTTTGACCCCGATGACATCGCTGAGGAGTATTGGCACCTTTCGGTCGCGCCTGAGGGGCTCGCCGATCGCGAGCGCATTATTCAACCAGCCGGAAGCGACCCGTTTTACAACGACCCCGAGCGGCGGCATCGGGAGACCACGGTTCCGCCGATGCACCTGAAAGAAGGAACCTGA
- a CDS encoding TetR/AcrR family transcriptional regulator, with product MDIFWRQGYVATNLPDLLDAMGLTRGSFYKAFKDKESVYLTTLDHYDREVVSRTVRALQTCEAETASECLSLIFAAPADPGRGCFICNAMVELGPVQPEVKARTSRMADRLRDAIKGVLIRYGTHDGAEETADVILHLYFGHQALGKAAAGRADWPQRLAHVLAERSL from the coding sequence ATGGATATTTTTTGGCGGCAGGGATATGTGGCAACAAATTTGCCCGATCTTCTGGATGCGATGGGTCTGACGCGCGGCAGTTTCTACAAGGCGTTCAAGGATAAAGAGAGCGTCTATCTGACCACACTGGATCATTATGATCGGGAGGTGGTCTCGCGCACCGTGCGGGCTTTGCAGACCTGCGAGGCTGAGACCGCCAGTGAATGCTTGTCGCTAATCTTCGCGGCCCCGGCGGACCCGGGGCGGGGGTGTTTTATCTGCAACGCGATGGTGGAGTTGGGGCCGGTGCAACCAGAGGTGAAGGCGCGCACGAGCCGAATGGCCGACCGGCTGCGGGATGCGATCAAGGGCGTCTTGATTCGATATGGTACGCACGATGGGGCCGAGGAGACGGCCGATGTGATCTTACATCTCTATTTTGGGCATCAGGCATTGGGAAAAGCGGCAGCGGGGCGCGCAGACTGGCCGCAAAGGCTTGCCCATGTCCTGGCCGAACGGTCGCTCTGA
- a CDS encoding C45 family autoproteolytic acyltransferase/hydolase: protein MSISKEKLHSRPTSPFDFWRLDLAGSQFEIGQQLADFALTTLDQPWEREEPSGGDAEALDEVFQTHCPVLSQRAAGVAAQLAKSGVRGNPYTLPMMDEPQPFACSSASFSGASGPMLIRNFDFTLRSFADLVGIPASQTRPMVDPVILMKIEPDIGRSTISLVGMDLFLGAIDGINDVGFSAALLSLSNENLPPQAARFDRVDELSVVRILLEQCECVREAVELFRDLPKYTVFLPCHYIVADRHGDSAVLEWDENGTHVTHGARAGGLVCTNHRVALPGTRGTDAAGSDDAGSVERYEDLSAALQGLNLDRDAAWRAAERVSLNAFDPTANIFGGTLWTGLYGLDPPSLELRMLG from the coding sequence GTGAGTATTTCGAAGGAGAAATTACATAGCAGGCCGACAAGCCCATTCGACTTTTGGAGGCTTGACCTCGCCGGCTCGCAATTTGAGATCGGGCAACAGCTTGCGGATTTCGCTCTCACCACGCTTGATCAACCCTGGGAGAGAGAAGAGCCATCCGGCGGAGACGCGGAGGCTTTGGACGAGGTCTTTCAAACGCATTGTCCAGTGCTGTCCCAACGCGCCGCTGGCGTGGCTGCGCAGCTCGCTAAATCGGGTGTTCGGGGGAACCCTTACACCCTTCCCATGATGGATGAGCCGCAGCCCTTCGCCTGCTCTTCCGCCTCTTTTTCCGGCGCGTCGGGGCCGATGTTGATCCGCAATTTCGACTTCACGTTGCGGTCATTCGCGGACCTCGTCGGCATACCAGCATCACAAACGCGACCGATGGTTGACCCGGTCATTTTGATGAAGATCGAACCCGATATCGGCCGCAGCACGATCTCTTTGGTCGGCATGGACCTCTTCCTTGGGGCGATCGACGGGATAAATGACGTAGGGTTTAGCGCGGCGCTACTATCGCTTTCCAATGAAAACCTACCCCCACAAGCCGCGCGTTTCGATCGCGTCGACGAACTCTCAGTGGTCCGCATTCTTCTTGAGCAGTGTGAGTGCGTTCGCGAGGCCGTTGAGCTGTTTCGCGATCTGCCCAAATATACTGTGTTTCTGCCATGCCATTACATCGTCGCGGATCGACACGGCGACAGTGCCGTTCTGGAGTGGGACGAAAATGGGACCCATGTCACCCATGGCGCGCGGGCTGGCGGATTGGTTTGCACCAATCATCGGGTCGCGCTGCCCGGCACTCGAGGCACCGATGCGGCTGGATCGGACGATGCCGGCTCTGTCGAAAGGTACGAAGACTTGTCGGCGGCGCTTCAGGGGCTGAACCTTGATCGGGATGCCGCCTGGCGCGCGGCGGAACGGGTCTCTCTGAATGCTTTTGATCCGACGGCCAATATCTTCGGTGGGACACTGTGGACCGGGCTTTATGGTCTCGACCCGCCGAGCCTTGAACTGCGTATGCTTGGATAG
- a CDS encoding YHS domain-containing (seleno)protein codes for MNTLKTFFTGAALSVAIATSSIAAGVELNASSTGLALQGYDPVAYFTEGEATPGDWTITASYNDATYRFANEEHRAAFEADPEAYLPQYGGYCAFGAAMGFKFDGDPEQWRIVDGELFLNISADIQERWLTDIPGYVAQADENWPEIANVPPADLQ; via the coding sequence ATGAACACTCTCAAAACTTTCTTCACAGGCGCGGCACTTTCCGTCGCAATCGCAACCTCCAGCATTGCCGCTGGCGTGGAACTCAATGCCTCCTCCACCGGCCTCGCGCTACAAGGCTATGACCCGGTCGCCTATTTCACCGAGGGCGAAGCCACGCCCGGCGATTGGACGATCACCGCTTCCTATAACGACGCCACGTACCGCTTTGCCAACGAAGAACACCGGGCCGCGTTTGAGGCCGACCCGGAAGCCTATCTGCCGCAATATGGCGGCTACTGCGCCTTTGGCGCCGCGATGGGCTTCAAATTCGACGGCGATCCGGAACAGTGGCGGATTGTCGATGGTGAACTGTTCCTCAACATCTCCGCCGATATTCAGGAACGCTGGTTGACCGACATCCCCGGCTACGTCGCCCAAGCTGACGAGAACTGGCCCGAGATTGCGAACGTCCCCCCCGCGGATCTGCAGTAA
- a CDS encoding crotonase/enoyl-CoA hydratase family protein, giving the protein MTETLSIAVDARGVATVTLNRVEKHNALDAQMIAELTETADRLGRDPAVRVVVLTGAGRSFCAGGDLTWMKAQMAADGATRAAEARKLADMLGALDRMPKPLIGRVQGQAFGGGVGMMSVCDVAIGVDSAKFGLTEVRLGLIPATIGPYVVARMGAAKARRVFFSGRVFGAAEAVELDLLARVVPEAELDAAVEREIAPYLNAAPGAVAEGKALVAALGTRIGEAEVAMSVEALVTRWESAESAEGIGAFFDKRKPGWAAP; this is encoded by the coding sequence ATGACCGAGACACTTTCCATTGCAGTCGATGCGCGCGGAGTGGCGACGGTTACGCTGAACCGAGTCGAAAAGCACAATGCGCTTGATGCGCAGATGATTGCGGAGTTGACGGAGACGGCGGACCGGCTGGGGCGTGATCCGGCGGTGCGGGTGGTGGTTTTGACCGGAGCGGGGCGGAGCTTTTGCGCGGGCGGTGATCTCACGTGGATGAAGGCGCAGATGGCGGCAGACGGTGCAACGCGGGCGGCGGAGGCGCGCAAACTGGCGGACATGTTGGGTGCGCTTGATCGGATGCCGAAACCGCTGATCGGGCGGGTGCAGGGGCAGGCCTTTGGCGGCGGCGTTGGCATGATGTCGGTCTGCGACGTGGCGATTGGGGTCGATAGCGCGAAGTTTGGGCTGACTGAGGTGCGGTTGGGCCTGATCCCGGCGACGATCGGGCCGTATGTCGTTGCCCGGATGGGCGCGGCAAAGGCGCGGCGGGTGTTTTTCTCTGGCCGGGTCTTTGGCGCGGCAGAGGCAGTGGAGCTGGACCTTCTGGCGCGGGTGGTGCCCGAGGCGGAGCTGGACGCGGCGGTGGAGCGTGAGATTGCGCCTTATCTGAATGCGGCGCCGGGCGCTGTTGCGGAGGGCAAGGCCCTGGTTGCCGCGCTTGGCACGCGGATCGGCGAGGCTGAGGTGGCGATGTCGGTCGAGGCCTTGGTGACCCGGTGGGAGAGTGCCGAAAGCGCCGAGGGGATTGGGGCGTTTTTTGATAAGCGCAAGCCGGGTTGGGCGGCCCCCTGA
- a CDS encoding NADPH:quinone reductase, with product MKAIWYDGFGPAKDVLTFGEMADPEPGPGEVLVRVKASGINPSDVKLRGGARPGAVMAYPRVVPHSDGAGIIESVGADVDPGRVGERVWLWNAQWQRAFGTAAELVALPDTQAVPLPDGTSFAEGACFGIPAMTAWMAVCGDGPVEGQTILVTGGAGTVGRYACQMAALAGARVITTVSSAEKGAHSTAETWINYRTDDVAGAVMDLTYGLGVDRIVEVDFAANQATSLALVKPGGVIASYASASEQMPRLEFYPFMFKNVKLHMLICYQMALADHRRGEAQLTDWLEAGALSHAVVPGGRLADCAAAHELVEAGQKLGTVVVDI from the coding sequence GTGAAAGCGATTTGGTACGACGGATTTGGCCCCGCTAAAGACGTTTTGACATTTGGCGAGATGGCCGATCCTGAGCCGGGGCCGGGCGAAGTGTTGGTGCGTGTCAAAGCCTCGGGGATCAACCCTTCGGATGTGAAACTGAGAGGTGGTGCGCGCCCGGGGGCCGTGATGGCCTATCCGCGCGTGGTGCCGCATTCCGATGGGGCGGGCATTATCGAGTCGGTCGGCGCAGATGTGGACCCAGGCCGGGTTGGCGAGCGGGTTTGGCTCTGGAACGCTCAGTGGCAGCGGGCCTTTGGGACGGCGGCTGAACTGGTCGCTCTGCCGGACACGCAGGCGGTGCCTTTGCCGGACGGAACCTCCTTTGCCGAAGGCGCGTGTTTCGGCATTCCGGCGATGACCGCATGGATGGCGGTTTGCGGTGACGGGCCGGTCGAGGGGCAGACCATTTTGGTGACTGGCGGGGCCGGAACCGTGGGGCGCTATGCTTGCCAGATGGCGGCATTGGCGGGCGCGCGGGTGATCACCACCGTGTCCTCGGCAGAGAAAGGCGCGCATTCGACCGCAGAGACCTGGATCAACTACCGCACCGACGATGTGGCGGGTGCGGTCATGGATCTGACCTACGGCTTGGGGGTCGACCGGATTGTCGAGGTGGATTTTGCCGCCAATCAGGCGACGAGCCTTGCTTTGGTGAAACCCGGCGGTGTGATCGCCTCGTATGCCTCGGCCAGCGAGCAGATGCCGCGGCTCGAGTTCTATCCGTTCATGTTCAAAAACGTGAAACTGCATATGCTGATTTGTTATCAGATGGCCCTGGCCGATCATCGGCGGGGCGAGGCGCAGCTGACAGACTGGCTGGAGGCCGGTGCGCTGTCTCATGCGGTGGTGCCGGGCGGACGCCTGGCCGATTGCGCCGCCGCTCATGAATTGGTTGAGGCCGGGCAAAAACTCGGAACTGTTGTGGTCGATATTTGA
- a CDS encoding AMP-binding protein, whose translation MTIFSNLYPEVSLSDLSITERLFQGLEGRPDDVAIIDGPSGQTMTASALMDQIKRLAGGLTARGSLPGKTIAILAPNCPDYAVVFHGVAFAGGTITTLNPTYTAPEIQHQLRDSGAAMLITIPALADLAREGMKDTPTSELVVIGGGVDGALSLDDLMGAPQEAQALVDLDTFPVVLPYSSGTTGRPKGVMLSHRNIVTNVNQLAVPTDMRPGETVIAFLPFFHIYGMTVLMNLALAREARLVTMPRFDLELFLQLIQTHAVNRLYIVPPVALALAKHPMVDQYDMSSVHSIFSGAAPLSAEVEEAVGKRLGAESIQGYGMTEMSPVSHSTYRGKPRHGSSGQAVPNTECRIVDPETGRDMGPDEEGELWVRGPQVMMGYLNNPEATAATKTEDGWLKTGDLAVIDADGYMFIRDRLKELIKYKGFAVAPAEVEAALIGHDQVIDAAVVGKPDDEAGELPIAFVVAAPGAEIGQPEMQAHVEGCLAHYKHPAEFRFVDSVPKSASGKILRRFLRDELRAES comes from the coding sequence ATGACTATTTTTTCAAACCTCTATCCAGAGGTCTCTCTCAGCGATCTGTCGATCACCGAACGGCTGTTTCAGGGGCTGGAAGGGCGGCCCGATGATGTGGCGATCATCGATGGGCCCTCGGGGCAGACAATGACGGCGAGCGCCTTGATGGATCAGATCAAGCGCCTGGCGGGCGGGTTGACGGCGCGCGGCTCTTTGCCAGGCAAAACAATCGCCATTCTGGCGCCGAATTGCCCGGACTACGCGGTGGTGTTTCATGGGGTCGCCTTCGCGGGCGGTACGATCACCACCTTGAACCCGACCTATACCGCGCCGGAGATTCAACATCAGTTGCGGGATTCGGGCGCGGCGATGTTGATCACAATCCCGGCTTTGGCCGATTTGGCGCGCGAGGGGATGAAAGACACTCCGACCTCTGAGCTGGTCGTCATTGGCGGCGGGGTCGACGGCGCGCTTTCGCTGGATGATCTGATGGGCGCGCCACAAGAGGCGCAGGCCCTGGTGGATCTCGATACCTTCCCAGTGGTTTTACCCTATTCGAGCGGCACGACGGGTCGGCCCAAAGGGGTGATGCTGAGCCACCGCAACATTGTGACCAATGTGAACCAACTGGCGGTGCCAACCGATATGCGACCGGGCGAAACCGTGATCGCCTTTCTGCCGTTCTTCCATATCTACGGCATGACGGTGTTGATGAACCTAGCCTTGGCGCGGGAGGCGCGGTTGGTGACCATGCCGCGCTTCGATCTGGAGCTGTTTTTGCAGTTGATCCAAACCCATGCGGTGAACCGGCTCTATATCGTGCCACCAGTCGCCTTGGCTTTGGCGAAACATCCGATGGTGGATCAATACGATATGTCCTCGGTGCATTCGATCTTCTCTGGCGCGGCCCCATTGAGTGCCGAAGTGGAGGAGGCGGTTGGCAAACGACTCGGCGCGGAATCGATCCAAGGCTATGGCATGACTGAGATGAGCCCGGTCAGCCATTCCACTTATCGCGGGAAGCCACGCCACGGTTCCTCAGGGCAAGCGGTGCCGAACACCGAATGCCGGATTGTCGACCCGGAGACCGGCCGCGATATGGGGCCGGATGAAGAGGGCGAGCTTTGGGTGCGCGGGCCGCAGGTCATGATGGGCTATCTCAACAATCCAGAGGCCACCGCGGCGACCAAGACCGAAGATGGCTGGCTAAAGACGGGCGATTTGGCGGTGATCGATGCCGATGGCTATATGTTCATCCGCGACCGGCTGAAAGAATTGATCAAATACAAAGGCTTCGCGGTCGCGCCAGCGGAGGTAGAGGCGGCGCTGATCGGGCATGATCAGGTGATTGATGCCGCCGTGGTTGGCAAGCCCGATGATGAGGCCGGTGAGTTGCCGATTGCCTTTGTCGTCGCTGCACCCGGCGCGGAGATCGGCCAGCCCGAGATGCAGGCCCATGTGGAAGGCTGCCTTGCGCATTACAAACACCCCGCCGAGTTCCGCTTTGTCGATAGCGTGCCGAAATCCGCCTCGGGGAAGATTTTGCGACGGTTCTTGCGGGATGAGTTGCGGGCAGAGAGTTAA